The following proteins are co-located in the Spea bombifrons isolate aSpeBom1 chromosome 3, aSpeBom1.2.pri, whole genome shotgun sequence genome:
- the LCA5 gene encoding lebercilin, producing MNPNSPYSQYAKGYKEAEGPLSPGRGETTSTQSYISKKRKPGKMKGNQDVAAGERGRTRSRRYSDTEKDSESYFSEDFDNTTYESDRSPTPSSKSRSPRVKKADQKMIASTPMHNGGSRKPASKFPSSKKGPRWGFRSQSLNKDSPPKDMDLVTKRVLSARLLKINELRNELTEHQIKLDELQKENKILKRLQCRQEKALNKFEDTENEISQLLSRHNNEIRTLRERLRKSQERERAVEKKLKDTEDELYRTNTALKKLKHLSEDRHLAEREELTRKVDVLESRLDERERRVKDLEKNIELTQSSLQRQLQSEKKKAHDAQEQNRLLQEELQRLMLKLKEKERELDVKNIYAYRLSKPSPKKDTEITPRRKGANQNISTGVQTADNTLQIDLFPSPPPPPPPVFTDEVENNQQVALQMDQDNLEKLLREEAEKLKEKERAERKRELEEKQRKETEQKMLEEKARKLREEWEREESERKRKENFIYEDKTGKDVNTSAIDDERRRKELLLAKMFEIDKESQDVFVSGPTSSPPKQVSKSSSDLKPDMVETKHKTYRFTEPTQKLFNGLPVHGGRDAPSKTEAPGRKNEQKNTDFTSDFTFGSYAPSFGKGRSPASDQKSENLEDPVLLSNTKLNIQKDKKSHLMEQLFGSGASTALPSISKTTNSGGFSSAVAQPDKESDNAFPWENSKGKRKDDAFLTVDGKIANSSRHRSPHAGKPLVKAVEYLEDEIEEVAL from the exons ATGAACCCCAACAGCCCTTACTCACAGTATGCCAAAGGTTACAAGGAAGCCGAGGGCCCGCTGTCTCCAGGTAGAGGAGAGACTACCAGCACGCAGTCCTATATCTCCAAGAAACGGAAACCCGGCAAAATGAAAGGAAACCAGGATGTGGCCGCCGGTGAGCGAGGAAGAACGAGGAGCAGGCGTTACTCCGACACAGAGAAGGATAGCGAATCTTACTTTTCTGAGGATTTCGATAACACAACTTATGAGTCTGACCGCTCGCCGACGCCAAGCTCTAAGTCTAGATCTCCACGTGTCAAAAAAGCTGATCAGAAAATGATTGCTTCCACACCGATGCACAACGGCG GTTCCAGAAAACCAGCATCCAAGTTTCCTTCAAGTAAAAAAGGCCCAAGGTGGGGATTTCGTTCCCAGAGTCTAAACAAGGACTCTCCGCCAAAGGACATGGATCTGGTAACCAAAAGAGTCCTCTCTGCTCGGCTCTTAAAAATTAACGAGTTAAGAAACGAGCTCACGGAGCACCAGATCAAGCTGGATGAGCTCCAGAAAGAGAACAAGATTTTAAAGAGATTACAATGTAGGCAGGAAAAGGCACTGAATAAATTTGAAGATACAGAGAATGAGATCTCTCAACTTCTGTCCCGGCACAACAATGAAATCCGGACCCTGAGGGAGCGCTTGCGGAAATCCCAAGAGCGGGAACGAGCTGTGGAAAAGAAACTAAAGGACACCGAGGATGAACTGTACAGGACAAATACTGCTTTAAAGAAATTGAAACACTTGTCTGAAGATAGACACCTAGCAGAGCGAGAAGAACTAACCAGGAAGGTGGACGTTTTGGAAAGCAGGCTGGATGAACGGGAGAGGAGAGTCAAG GACTTGGAGAAGAATATTGAACTAACTCAAAGTAGCCTCCAGAGACAGCTGcagtctgaaaaaaagaaagcacatgATGCCCAGGAGCAGAACAGACTGCTTCAAGAAGAGCTCCAGAGGCTGATGCTGAAATTAAAA gagaaagaaagggaacTTGATGTAAAGAACATATATGCTTACCGTTTATCAAAGCCATCGCCAAAGAAAGACACAGAGATTACCCCGAGGAGGAAAG GTGCAAATCAAAATATAAGCACAGGAGTCCAGACAGCTGATAACACCCTACAGATAGACCTATTTCCATCGCCAcctcctcctccacctcctgTTTTTACTGATGAAGTGGAGAACAACCAACAAGTGGCTCTGCAAATG GACCAAGACAATCTTGAAAAGCTGCTGCGAGAGGAAGCGGAAAagcttaaagaaaaagaaagagcagaaagaaagagagagttggaagaaaagcaaagaaaagagACAGAGCAAAAAATGTTAGAGGAAAAGGCCAGAAAGTTGCGTGAAG AATGGGAAAGAGAAGAAtctgaaagaaagagaaaagaaaacttCATATATGAAGATAAAACTGGCAAAGATGTGAATACGAGCGCGATTGACGATGAGAGACGTCGAAAGGAGCTCCTGCTTGCAAAGATGTTTGAAATTGATAAGGAAAGTCAAGATGTGTTTGTCTCCGGACCAACGTCATCTCCTCCTAAACAAGTGTCAAAATCCAGCTCGGACTTGAAACCAGACATGGTTGAGACAAAGCACAAAACCTACAGGTTCACTGAGCCAACTCAGAAACTGTTTAATGGGCTTCCGGTCCATGGGGGCCGTGATGCTCCTTCAAAAACAGAGGCCCCTGGCCGCAAAAACGAGCAGAAAAACACTGATTTTACTAGTGATTTTACGTTTGGTAGCTATGCTCCATCTTTTGGTAAGGGAAGATCTCCTGCATCTGATCAAAAGAGTGAGAATTTGGAAGACCCTGTTCTACTAAGCAAtactaaattaaatatacagaaagatAAAAAGTCGCATCTAATGGAGCAGCTTTTTGGTAGCGGTGCAAGTACCGCACTGCCTTCCATTTCCAAAACCACCAATTCTGGTGGCTTTTCTTCAGCCGTTGCCCAGCCTGACAAAGAATCGGATAACGCTTTTCCTTGGGAGAACAgcaaagggaaaagaaaagacgATGCGTTCTTGACTGTGGATGGCAAAATTGCAAATTCTAGTAGGCACCGTTCACCACACGCAGGAAAGCCGCTCGTGAAAGCTGTTGAATATTTAGAGGATGAAATTGAAGAAGTTGCCTTGTAG
- the LOC128483993 gene encoding DC-STAMP domain-containing protein 2-like, with protein MGTTLGPWEWMCTCCKTTCGLCRRACPCACSCNCPCSCKCPCKRKCPCDCPCDCPRDCDCPRDCPCDCSRDCLSNLCPEEVKVEEVSTEDYIDEDKKEVRAQLREDNAVKSSLRSCGAFTFGLILTAMYAAIVLFVKNYSLKYCIVSSVVICILLTLGMAFFMKMRVTVFLMLPQLFSIEGKTIVLLVAFSLALQGPAANTLENFRRSSESVSCGVELAMNQTKELLEKVKRPLVSALDILKNIGQRLKGVADRARKFFKTVTDGVKHIGRVLRNVWRFIANIGEVCNEELEVPYLKCRKIFDTARNQCFQVMPFLSFLCYIVDAFKPLCGLAKTATILCLLPKYLQKYVRKHVKNPIINMLRNIKDKFEFNVTVIHDFDINLNSSKSIKQVAVGIMSEVQSTLNPYLDVLSMFSYSMTFVCLFIYIMAARYQRKYLYEDNHDNIYITRSFIELDVMRAKQGRRTLLPLSAREAYNFILPGSLYLTKRERKGYSFDIINVFRNVLVVAFMMVMDFIIYWVLDMVYYLLQADVVARAPVTFSVLINGSGYASEIFSNVVSAFDILQRGNLTVLSKKCLVAPSAPDFKGYILIGSMYGLCFLIAIFGVYIRRLQRVICAYYYPSREQERICFLYNNLITKRTNIEDSLIRSVRMNAEDGGHSSFLQVLAAKLPGCRWFAQLLGTNEQYCMACAKIITGSEGQDCVACITPGCKGMYCRGCFEILDNICTICMAPLAYSEAIEEEVDSSDEEQVHLWIDAMKTMKAEEKGKRKKLKEVVKDRLKQVLRSQGSRAALGEKLLEKYKEEVHGREEDESSGISEVESSEDSEDTDFEYQNSTEVTDSSDSEDHTTPPFTKWTEARRKRDLVTPARQRPPRRRGRRAVKNGGGN; from the coding sequence ATGGGGACAACACTAGGCCCCTGGGAATGGATGTGTACctgctgcaaaaccacatgTGGCCTATGCCGGCGTGCCTGCCCCTGCGCCTGTTCCTGCAACTGTCCTTGCTCCTGCAAGTGCCCCTGCAAGCGCAAGTGCCCCTGCGACTGCCCCTGTGACTGCCCGCGGGACTGCGACTGCCCTCGCGACTGCCCCTGTGACTGCTCCCGCGATTGCTTGTCAAACCTGTGCCCTGAAGAAGTGAAGGTCGAGGAAGTGAGCACCGAGGATTACATTGACGAGGACAAAAAGGAGGTGAGAGCCCAACTCCGAGAGGACAACGCGGTGAAATCTTCTCTGAGGAGCTGTGGCGCCTTCACCTTTGGGTTGATTCTCACCGCCATGTATGCGGCCATCGTCCTCTTTGTGAAGAACTATAGCCTGAAGTACTGCATCGTGTCCTCAGTGGTCATTTGCATCCTCCTCACGCTCGGCATGGCCTTCTTCATGAAGATGCGGGTCACAGTGTTCCTTATGCTGCCCCAGCTCTTCTCAATTGAGGGGAAGACCATTGTGCTCCTGGTCGCCTTCTCGCTGGCCCTACAGGGACCTGCAGCCAACACCTTGgagaatttccggcgctcatctgAGTCCGTGTCCTGCGGCGTGGAATTGGCCATGAACCAGACCAAGGAGCtcctggaaaaagttaaaaggccgttAGTGAGTGCGCTGGATATTCTGAAGAACATCGGCCAGAGGCTGAAAGGAGTGGCCGATCGGGCCAGAAAGTTCTTCAAGACGGTGACAGACGGAGTGAAGCACATCGGACGCGTGCTGCGGAATGTGTGGCGTTTTATCGCCAATATCGGGGAGGTCTGCAACGAGGAACTGGAAGTTCCCTATCTAAAGTGCAGGAAAATATTTGACACGGCACGGAATCAGTGCTTCCAGGTGATGCCATTCTTGTCATTCCTGTGCTACATTGTGGACGCCTTCAAACCGCTGTGTGGACTGGCTAAAACCGCTACAATCCTATGCCTCCTGCCAAAGTATCTCCAGAAATATGTCCGAAAGCATGTGAAAAACCCCATCATCAACATGCTCCGCAACATCAAGGACAAGTTTGAGTTTAACGTGACGGTTATTCACGACTTCGACATAAACCTGAACTCCAGCAAGAGCATCAAGCAGGTGGCAGTCGGCATCATGAGCGAAGTGCAGAGCACACTGAACCCCTATCTGGATGTGCTCAGCATGTTCAGCTATTCAATGACATTTGTTTGCCTCTTCATCTACATCATGGCCGCTCGGTACCAGCGCAAGTACCTCTATGAAGATAACCACGACAATATCTACATAACGCGGTCCTTCATAGAGCTGGACGTGATGAGAGCCAAGCAAGGGCGCagaaccctcctgcccctttcCGCCAGAGAGGCCTACAACTTCATCCTGCCAGGTTCGCTTTACCTGACCAAACGTGAGAGGAAGGGATATTCTTTTGACATCATCAACGTCTTCCGAAATGTTCTGGTGGTCGCATTTATGATGGTGATGGACTTCATCATCTACTGGGTGCTGGACATGGTGTATTACCTGCTGCAAGCGGACGTGGTTGCCAGAGCTCCGGTGACGTTCTCTGTGCTGATCAACGGCTCCGGTTACGCCAGCGAAATCTTCTCCAATGTGGTGTCTGCGTTTGACATCCTTCAGAGAGGGAACTTGACAGTTTTGTCAAAGAAATGCCTAGTCGCTCCGTCCGCCCCAGACTTTAAAGGATACATACTCATAGGTTCAATGTATGGCCTGTGCTTCCTCATTGCGATATTTGGCGTCTACATACGGAGGCTGCAGCGCGTAATCTGTGCCTATTATTACCCATCCCGTGAGCAGGAGCGCATCTGTTTTCTTTACAACAACTTGATAACCAAACGCACAAACATTGAGGACTCCTTGATCAGGAGCGTGAGGATGAATGCAGAGGACGGGGGGCACTCTAGCTTCCTGCAGGTCCTAGCGGCAAAACTCCCCGGGTGCCGCTGGTTTGCCCAGCTGTTGGGCACCAACGAGCAGTACTGCATGGCATGTGCCAAGATAATCACTGGCAGCGAGGGGCAGGACTGCGTGGCCTGCATCACCCCAGGCTGTAAAGGGATGTACTGCAGGGGCTGCTTTGAGATCCTTGATAACATCTGCACAATTTGTATGGCTCCACTGGCATACTCTGAGGCTATCGAAGAGGAGGTCGACTCCAGTGACGAAGAACAGGTCCACCTCTGGATCGATGCCATGAAAACCATGAAGGctgaagagaaaggaaagaggaagaagctGAAGGAGGTTGTGAAGGATCGCCTCAAACAGGTTCTCCGTAGCCAGGGTAGCAGAGCAGCGTTAGGCGAGAAGCTCCTGGAGAAGTATAAGGAGGAGGTCCATGGCAGGGAGGAAGATGAGAGCTCAGGAATCAGTGAGGTTGAATCCAGTGAGGACTCTGAAGATACAGATTTTGAATATCAGAACTCAACAGAGGTCACTGACTCTTCAGATTCTGAGGACCACACGACCCCCCCATTCACAAAGTGGACAGAAGCACGAAGGAAGAGGGATCTGGTCACCCCCGCGCGGCAGAGGCCACCCAGGAGGAGAGGACGGCGGGCGGTGAAGAATGGAGGTGGAAACTAG